The following are from one region of the Phycisphaerae bacterium genome:
- a CDS encoding tautomerase family protein has translation MPHIIVKLWPGNSPQQKSELAQRITRDVMDVLTCGEKSVSVAFEEISDDDWKKNVYEPDIVNQPDKLYKKPGYTM, from the coding sequence GTGCCCCATATCATCGTCAAGCTCTGGCCCGGAAATTCGCCGCAGCAGAAATCGGAACTCGCCCAGCGCATTACCCGCGACGTCATGGACGTTCTGACCTGCGGTGAGAAATCGGTTTCGGTGGCCTTTGAGGAAATCAGCGACGACGACTGGAAGAAAAACGTCTACGAACCGGACATCGTTAATCAGCCCGACAAGCTGTACAAGAAGCCCGGATACACCATGTAA
- a CDS encoding cupin domain-containing protein has protein sequence MEIKRVGSQASAKGPEDWFTGTVRLDPLFDRAEPARVSGASVTFEPGARTAWHTHPLGQTLLITSGFGWVQRDGGPVEEVRPGDIVWFPPREKHWHGATPQTAMTHIAIQEKLDGKAVEWMEKVTDEQYRR, from the coding sequence ATGGAAATCAAGCGTGTGGGCTCGCAGGCATCAGCGAAAGGACCGGAGGACTGGTTCACGGGCACGGTCCGACTCGATCCCCTCTTCGACCGCGCCGAGCCGGCCAGGGTCAGCGGGGCCAGCGTCACTTTCGAACCGGGCGCCCGAACCGCCTGGCACACGCACCCGCTGGGCCAAACCCTGCTCATCACCTCCGGCTTCGGCTGGGTGCAGCGCGACGGCGGTCCCGTCGAGGAAGTCCGGCCCGGCGACATCGTCTGGTTTCCGCCCCGCGAGAAGCACTGGCACGGCGCCACGCCCCAAACCGCGATGACCCACATCGCCATCCAGGAGAAGCTCGACGGCAAGGCCGTGGAATGGATGGAAAAAGTGACGGACGAGCAATACCGCCGGTGA
- a CDS encoding zinc-dependent alcohol dehydrogenase family protein, which produces MRSTVLYGPRDVRFEERETPTIERPTDAVIRIAATCVCGSDLWPYRGIKPVNEPTPMGHEYCGVVEEVGREVKSARPGQFVIGSFATSDNTCPNCQYGYQSSCMHREFISRAQAPILRVPLADGTLVPTPGVPSDDLVPSLLATSDVLGTGWFAADAANVKPGSTVVVVGDGAVGLCGVLSARQMGAERIIAMSGHENRQKLAREFGATDIVTERGDEGVKRIMDMTKGIGADSVLECVGTQQSMMQAINSTRRGGYTSFVGMPHGVELKGEELFYTHVHLHGGPAPVRRYLPKLIDLVLNGTINPGKIFDLTLPLEKVAEGYRAMDERRAIKTLLRP; this is translated from the coding sequence ATGCGAAGCACAGTCCTGTACGGACCTCGCGACGTGCGCTTCGAGGAACGCGAAACGCCGACGATCGAACGGCCGACGGACGCCGTGATTCGAATTGCAGCAACATGCGTCTGCGGATCGGACTTGTGGCCCTATCGCGGCATTAAGCCGGTCAATGAGCCCACACCCATGGGTCATGAGTATTGCGGCGTCGTCGAGGAGGTCGGCCGCGAGGTCAAGTCCGCAAGACCCGGCCAGTTCGTCATTGGGTCGTTCGCAACGTCAGACAATACCTGCCCCAATTGCCAGTATGGCTACCAGTCTTCCTGCATGCATCGCGAGTTTATCTCACGCGCCCAGGCCCCTATCCTCCGCGTCCCCCTGGCGGATGGCACGCTCGTGCCGACGCCAGGTGTTCCGTCCGACGACCTTGTGCCGAGCCTGCTCGCAACCTCGGACGTGCTGGGAACGGGTTGGTTCGCCGCAGACGCCGCAAACGTGAAACCGGGATCGACCGTGGTCGTCGTGGGCGACGGCGCCGTCGGCCTGTGCGGCGTGCTGTCAGCCAGACAAATGGGCGCCGAGCGGATCATCGCCATGAGCGGCCACGAAAACCGTCAGAAGCTCGCTCGCGAGTTCGGCGCCACCGACATCGTGACCGAACGCGGCGACGAGGGCGTGAAACGCATCATGGACATGACCAAGGGCATCGGCGCGGACTCGGTGCTTGAATGCGTCGGCACGCAGCAGTCCATGATGCAGGCGATCAACTCCACGCGCAGGGGCGGCTACACGTCATTCGTCGGCATGCCGCACGGCGTAGAACTCAAAGGCGAGGAATTGTTCTACACGCACGTTCACCTTCACGGCGGCCCGGCCCCTGTACGTCGCTACCTGCCCAAGCTGATCGACCTCGTGCTCAATGGAACGATCAACCCCGGCAAGATCTTCGACCTGACGCTGCCCCTCGAAAAGGTGGCGGAAGGCTACCGCGCCATGGACGAACGCCGCGCCATCAAGACGCTGCTGCGGCCCTGA